A region of Hydrogenimonas cancrithermarum DNA encodes the following proteins:
- a CDS encoding thioredoxin family protein, with amino-acid sequence MKKILLTLLLAIVALFGEVEWAMDYQDALMESKESGKPVFVMISQENCNYCMFMKSQVFTKPEVADFLNENFVPVELDLKSDPLPDYLKPYGTPTFYIVDENGKKRSRPIVGAAKADAFLERMKEELKKFRGAL; translated from the coding sequence ATGAAAAAGATACTTTTGACACTTCTTTTGGCCATCGTGGCTCTTTTTGGGGAAGTCGAGTGGGCGATGGATTATCAGGACGCTTTGATGGAGTCGAAAGAGAGCGGCAAACCGGTTTTCGTCATGATAAGCCAGGAAAATTGCAACTACTGTATGTTCATGAAAAGCCAGGTCTTCACGAAGCCAGAAGTCGCCGATTTTCTAAACGAGAACTTTGTACCCGTCGAACTCGACCTGAAGTCCGATCCGTTGCCGGATTATCTCAAACCTTACGGTACTCCGACCTTTTACATCGTGGATGAAAATGGAAAAAAGAGGTCGCGTCCCATCGTCGGTGCCGCAAAAGCGGATGCTTTTTTGGAGCGGATGAAAGAGGAGCTGAAGAAGTTTAGAGGGGCTCTTTAG
- the dsbD gene encoding protein-disulfide reductase DsbD, with protein MKKSIVLLFFALSLFAEFLSVDEAFKPSVTMKEDAFHVKIEIADHIHLTKNALKFSVEPSNKAALGSYTLPPSEKDEFGDEVYAKQFEVTIPLVLKDPKSKEVTFILEYQGCSDRGVCYPPVTKRYPFSLQTVASAQSNATSDIQHSTSNEGGGLSEEESIASTLKTKSFGIVLFTFFGFGLLLALTPCVFPMIPILSSIIVAQGEGMTAKRGFALSLIYVLSMALTYTIAGVLAGLFGANIQAALQNPWVISIFALLFVALAFSMFGFYELQLPATIQSKLSRTSDEAGKKGGLAGVAVMGFLSALIVGPCVAPPLAGALIYIGQTGDALLGGAALFVMSLGMGLPLLLIGTGAGKFMPKPGGWMMAVSKVFGVVMLGVAIWMLSRILPDTIVMGLWAALFIVSAIYMGALEPLGEKRSWNALFKGLGFLMLVYGLFLLFGTFTGASSPIDPLKVVKERSSGTSVSERSLPFQPVSSLDDLLAKIESGDKPVMVDFRADWCVSCKELEESTFKDPRVIGALRGYNLYQVDVTQNSPEQKKLMKHFGVFGPPAILFFEKGEEIKSKRISGYKSPDEFVAIVEGKKG; from the coding sequence ATGAAAAAAAGTATCGTGTTGCTCTTCTTTGCGCTGAGCCTTTTTGCTGAATTCCTGAGTGTGGATGAGGCGTTCAAACCCTCCGTCACGATGAAGGAGGATGCCTTTCATGTCAAAATCGAGATCGCGGACCATATTCATTTAACGAAAAATGCGCTCAAATTTTCGGTCGAACCGTCCAACAAGGCCGCGCTCGGCAGCTACACGCTCCCGCCGTCCGAAAAGGATGAGTTCGGCGATGAGGTCTATGCCAAACAGTTTGAAGTGACGATCCCGCTCGTTTTGAAAGATCCGAAAAGCAAAGAGGTGACATTCATCCTCGAGTATCAGGGATGTTCGGATAGGGGTGTTTGTTATCCACCGGTCACCAAACGCTACCCCTTCTCGCTCCAAACCGTCGCATCGGCACAATCCAATGCGACGTCCGACATCCAACATTCGACATCCAACGAAGGTGGTGGGCTTTCCGAAGAGGAGTCGATCGCTTCGACGCTCAAAACCAAAAGTTTCGGCATCGTACTGTTTACTTTTTTCGGATTTGGCCTGCTGTTGGCACTTACGCCGTGTGTCTTTCCGATGATTCCGATTCTTTCGTCCATCATCGTGGCTCAGGGTGAAGGGATGACGGCGAAACGTGGATTTGCACTCTCTTTGATCTATGTGCTTTCGATGGCGCTGACCTATACGATTGCGGGTGTACTTGCTGGGCTTTTCGGTGCCAACATCCAGGCGGCACTTCAGAATCCCTGGGTCATTTCCATCTTTGCGCTTTTGTTCGTCGCACTTGCCTTTTCGATGTTCGGCTTTTACGAACTTCAGCTGCCGGCAACGATTCAGAGCAAGCTGAGCAGAACGAGCGATGAAGCGGGTAAAAAGGGTGGCCTTGCCGGAGTCGCCGTCATGGGATTCCTTTCGGCGCTTATCGTGGGCCCCTGTGTCGCACCGCCGCTTGCCGGTGCGCTCATCTATATCGGGCAGACGGGAGATGCGCTGCTGGGCGGCGCTGCACTTTTCGTCATGAGTCTGGGTATGGGCTTGCCACTGCTGTTGATCGGGACGGGTGCAGGTAAGTTTATGCCAAAACCCGGTGGCTGGATGATGGCGGTGAGCAAAGTCTTCGGTGTCGTCATGCTCGGTGTGGCGATCTGGATGCTTTCAAGAATCCTCCCCGATACGATAGTGATGGGACTTTGGGCCGCACTCTTTATCGTCAGTGCCATCTATATGGGTGCACTCGAGCCGCTCGGGGAGAAGCGAAGCTGGAACGCACTCTTCAAAGGGCTCGGATTTCTCATGTTGGTCTACGGGCTCTTTCTTCTTTTCGGCACCTTTACAGGTGCCTCCAGCCCGATCGATCCGCTGAAAGTCGTCAAAGAACGCTCCTCAGGAACTTCGGTTTCCGAACGTTCCCTGCCGTTTCAACCCGTATCGTCACTGGATGATCTCCTTGCCAAAATCGAATCGGGTGACAAACCCGTGATGGTCGATTTCAGAGCGGATTGGTGCGTCAGCTGCAAGGAGCTCGAAGAGAGTACCTTCAAAGATCCGCGTGTGATCGGGGCATTGCGTGGGTACAATCTCTATCAGGTCGATGTCACACAAAATTCGCCCGAACAGAAAAAGCTGATGAAACATTTCGGTGTTTTCGGCCCGCCAGCCATTCTCTTTTTCGAAAAAGGAGAAGAGATAAAATCGAAACGGATCTCCGGCTATAAATCTCCGGATGAGTTTGTAGCGATCGTTGAGGGGAAAAAGGGATGA